TCTCCTGATTCACCCATGGATGCTCAGGATCCGATTTAGTTAGTTCCCTACCTTGGTGACGTGCAATGTATCCTCGGCTCTTCCAATTGCAATTGTACGCGATCTGTAATAAGTAGTGAAGATCGCAGCGACAAGTGGTAACAAGCCATCATGCGTGTGATTTAGACCGTCCATCGGCCTGACCCGACGGCACCTGTGTGCCATGTCCTTTTGGAACGAATGGTAATAACAGAGCAGTAATAACAGAGCAGTAAGGTTCGTTAGTTTGAAATATTATGTTCCTTCTAGTGGCAATTCATCTTTTTAAAACGTGGATGAGCTGGATGCCACCCAATTCCGGTCTATTCAAACGAGGATCAAAGGCGACTTGAATCTCTGCTACATTTTCAAGTTTCAACTCACTAAACAAGGTGGTACCGCATTTGAGCGGCTAGCTTTGTTACTGTGTGTTTTTTATACTCCTTTCGGTTGCATACTTATATTTATATGATCAAGCAATGAAATTTCTCTAACGTTTCAATCAAACATAATTGTATAGGCATGTTTTAATCATACAGAGATATAAATCATGCTTTTCACCCGATTACAACCACGACCGCAAGCTGTCTAGCTCTTATTGGTTGCATCATGTCTTATTGCTCCTCGGTTTCGTAGGTGTCTCTTGTCACCATCATAGATCATGGCTTCACCGCCTGCGGCATATGGTTGTGCCTTACCTTACGGTTTATCTCACCCCACCACCTCATGTTATACAACAACAAGTTTATTGTCATATTTTTCTAACATTCCCAAACAAATTAAGTCAAACGTACCTCCTCACCACCCTATGGCCGCAACTGCGAGGTATGTGGCCCAAGCTCGGCTCTAGTGTCATCGGTATCTCTTATTATCATCATAGGTCGCTGTTCGACCATCTAAAGCCTACGGGTCATGGCTTGCCTCATTGCCTACTGGGCACCATGATCTTGTGCTACGTGATAACAAAGTTATTGtgtgatttttaaattttgcaaCAATTTCGATCAAATACAGCTCATCGCCCGCCTTACATGCTTTGCCTTGTCGATCCATGGCTTTATCGATGTCCCTTAGCCGTTGTTGGAGATCATGGTTGCATCGTCTGCAAGCTGCACCATACATATCGCATGCCCGACATCATAACTATCAATGATTGGTAAAGTtaattatgcaaatacttatttaatgTAGGGATACCTGGTTATTAACTGTGCATATCTTAGAGCAGGATACAAGATTTTATACAAATTAAGGCCTTTGTttggataatagccctacgtttAGTTCCGCCTCGATTattctaagaaaaaaaaattacaatggTGGTTTGTCTAGATCTAATAGTAAGAATCTCGGTGAGTTCTCTCATGTTCTAAATCCTGAAGCTATTTGTGGGATGAATCTAATCGTGGTATGACTATATTGTGGATCTCAATGGGTTGTTTCTGCTCTTATCTGACTAGGATTGCTTTATATTGCTTGTCCAGCTTCTCGCTTCCCTTCTTCTCCCCATTCTAGGCGTACCACCTTCTCTCCTTACATAGTTAGGTCAAGGAGACGTATCGTACTCGGACTCTCTATTTGTAACCTTTCAAGACTGTATTACTTCTGAATATATGAAAGACTCCATCTTAGTTCGAGGATAGTTTTCGTATAGAACACAATGAATTATCTAGAATATCAGAATATGACTTATTTACCTCATGACGATTATGAAATCTGGGGGTGGAaacgagctgagctgagctagGCTTGTCTCAGTTTGAACGAGCTTGGCTCAATCAAGTTACCGAGCTAAAATTTAGGGTCAGCTCAAGCTCGGTGGCGGCTCGAGCTAGCTCAGTTGGTTCGCAAGCCAAGGTCAATATCTCAATTTCATAGCCTTGACTGAGCTATGAGATTCAAGCTCGGCGGAGAGGCGGTGATGGCTGGCACCAAGCACTATGCTGCGAGATCGCGGGGGGCAGATAGCCGGAGAGGCCAGTGAACAAAGAGGTGTTGGGTGGAGAAGTGGTGCCATGGCGGGACTATCGCCTGCGGCTAGGGGACCTGGGGGCGAACATCCAGAGAGGGAGACGGTCAGAGATGCGACAGGCGGCACCTTGGCAGCTTGTCTCTATCGTCTGGCGGGTGATGACCAGATGGGAGGGGGAGTCTCAGTCTTGGAGGCGTGTGGGTGATATGGCAGGTGGCGGACTGGCAACGCATGTAAGAGTCTTGGATACTTGGATGAACCCTAAAGGCTGACGCCCGATGAGTCATCGTGCATCTACGCTGGGCTATGCATGGGTTGGGCTGACTGCCGAGCTACTGAGCTACTCACAAGCCAGCTCAAGCTCAGCTCGTTTAGCCATTGAGCTAGTAAGGTGGCTCAGGCTCAGGTCATTTAATCATCGAGCCGAGCCTATTCGAGCCTGAGCTAGCTCACGAGCCTCTAACTTTATTTCCAGCCCTAATGAAACATACCATATCAAATGAAGGACACGTGTACGATGGTGATCTATCTTTAGAATATACCATATTTCGAGTAAAtctttaattatttaattatcaATCCTCATCAGCAACCTTGAGTTGTGCGATCCAATATAAAGACGTCTATATCTTTCCGTACCGATCCAATCCTATGCCTTGTCCTGTCGATCTTAGATTTATTGATGTCCCTTTGTCACTATTGGAGATCATGGCTTCTATCATCTATAGTATACATGTTGTGTCTTGGCCCGTTGCCTGCTTAATACGACGACCTTAAGTTGCACGTTGCTTCTTAATTTCTTTATAGAAATCATGTTACTagctttatttgtttttattttgatttttttccaaacctatatttgatatggagcattcttttttctatttttaatcctaatttcaattattatgaattgtattttacatggactatttatttagatattttgcttcccaatcCGTACAGAAATCAAAATAGTAATTTTTCATTATTGTTTATTCTGAATTTTAgttattgattaattatattgtACATGGACTATTTGTTTTGGTGCATCACTTTCTTTCTATGGAAATCTAACTacttattttctaaaaaaataaatttcaaataTACATGGaatctttatttaggtattttgcttcccaatcTATAAGGACATCGAACtactaatttttattattttttattccaAATTTTAGCTATCggttaattgtattttacatggattATTTATTTAGGTATTGCTTGCCAATTTGTAAGGTAATAAAaatactaattttttataatttttaattctgaatATAATCTGAACTATTAGATAATCATACCAATCAATGGTGTAGATATTTTCCTTGTTTTcaattaatatggtaatttctTCTCTTTGAGAGCGAACGCTGAGGTTTCTTTTGTTGGCcatttactaagataatagatcaCCAGCAAGCAGTGATCACTAAGCCACAAACCAATAAAAATATAGGAACTTATTTAAATTGACTTGCGTTTTGTTTGAGTAGTATTGTTAATTGACACCTCTTCAACTGCCATCTCAATAAAAAGAGATGAGTCGAAACAGAATATGAACTTTCGACTGAATAAACTTCAAAATGTCAAGTTAAATTtcaattttaaaattcaaaatgaaagcTTCAACTCGCAAATTTGAACTTTTAGATACCAGTACAATTCaactttaaaatttaatttccACACCAAACTCTTGAACTCTAAATCCGATTCCAATGTAATTGGATCAGCTAGAGGATGTGACATTGTGGCGGCGGGAGCCAAGATTTGAGCAATGGAagttggaggaagaaggcgaaAACGCTTCAAAGCAGGACCATGAGTGGTACAACGTGAATTTCTTGCGGGATTATCTCTTCCGACGAATGGCTAGCTCTTCTCTCGTCTCCTATTAGGCTATACCTATGACAATGTCTTTTACCGGCACTGAAGATGACACAAGTAGTGTGTGGATACTTTGATGAGAGGAATTATGCTGACAGGGCTGTAAGgaataacaaaagaaaaccaAATCAATGAATAACCGACAATGCAAGTTTGACCCAGCACTTTTCTAGACTTCGGTCAACTAGGGTTAAGGATGTAAATGGATACGTAACAGGTAATTTTGGATCATAActtagttatttttttttttagcttagTTAGATGAGAGtgaatatttagtttattttttagtaaaaaatacaaaacttgtatCCCTAACTAGGTTGACCAACAACATACAAATTGCCCGCTCACGTTAAACTTGTGATACGTTCCATGTGTTGTAATCAGAACCCTAATATGTTGTTCTTGATGGGCTACAACTACAATTACTTGGCATTAATTCTTGCATGCCTTTACCTAGAAGAATCTGTTTAGGTATTTTTCTTCAAAGATAGAATGAACTCATAACGGATAACTACACCAATGTAATATTATAATTTCCATAATTTTCTGTTCTCCAGATGAGAATTTCCACCATGTCTATTCCAAAAAAAGCAAATCTTTCACATTTTTTAGAGGAATAAATGTTACAAAAAATACAGCGTGAAAAATGGCACAAAAATTAAACCCCTTCTCAGCCCGGCCCACAACTAAGGCCCaaccacccctcctcctctccattGTCTCCGACGCCCTTCTCACTCGCCAAcctccccaaaccctagctcCCCCAAATCCCCTTCCCACCGAGATCCgatctcgccgccgccgccgccgccgccatggccaccGGCGGCCACCCTAACCCGAACGCCACCCCATCCCAGCCGCGCCCGCCGCatccgcagcagcagcagccgcccgGAAGCTCCCCGGCGACGCCCCTCACCCACCTCCGCCCGCCTTCCCTCGCCGGCTCCCCTTTCCAGGGCCTCTTCCACACGCCGCCGCCCCACAACCCCGCCTTCCAGATCCACATGGGCGCCTCCTCATCCCCGCAGACCCCGctcatggccgccgccgccgccgcggcctccgccAAGCGGCCCCCGCAGAAGCCCCCGTCGCGGCCCCCGGCTCCCGGGTCCTCCTCTGCAgccgcggcggcgtcggcggctgCCGCGTTCAAGGCTGCGGCCGCGGCAGCCGCGGTGGCTAATTCGGGAGGCGTCGACCTCACTCCCGCGGCGCGCCGGAACAAGAAGCGCAAGCTCCCGGAGAAGCAGCTCCCCGACCGCGTCGCGGCGCTGCTCCCGGAGTCCGCGCTCTACACGCAGCTGCTCGAGTTCGAGGCCCGTGTTGACGCGGCGCTGGCGCGGAAGAAGGTGGACATCCAGGAGGCACTCAAGACGCCGCCTTCGCTCCAACGCACTCTCCGCATCTACGTCTTCAACACCTTCGCCAACCAGGCGTCGCGCACCATCCCGCCGCCCAAAAACGCCGACCCGCCCACCTGGTCGCTCAAGATCATCGGACGTGTGCTCGAGGACGGCGCCGAGCTGGACCCTGCCAGCGTAGTGCCCAAGCACAACCCGGTGTATCCGAAGTTCTCCCAGTTCTTCAAGAGGGTGACGATTGCGCTGGACCCATCTCTGTACCCGGAGAACCCGCTGATTGTCTGGGAGAATGCACGGTCCGCCGCCCCACAGGAAGGGTTCGAGGTGAAGAGGAAAGGGGATAAAGAGTTTCTTGCAAATATCCGGCTGGAGATGAACTATAACCCCGAGAAGTTCAAGCTGTCACAGCCACTGATGGAGGTGCTTGGGGTTGAGGTGGACACTCGGGCGCGGGTGATTGCTGCCCTCTGGCAGTACATTAAGGCGAAGAAGCTTCAGCACCCTAGTGATCCTTCATACTTCATGTGCGATCCTCAATTGAAGAAGGTGTTTGGGGAGGATAAGTTGAAGTTTGCAATGCTGTCGCAGAAGATATCTCAGCATCTGTCTGCTCCACCACCCATCAACTTGGAGCATAAGATAAAGCTATCAGGGAATGGAGCGCATGGTAGTGCTTGCTATGATGTGCTGGTGGATGTTCCCTTCCCGCTGCAGAAGGAGATGATGGCATTCCTTGCCAACACAGAGAAGCACAAGGACATTGAGGCTTGCGATGAGGTGATATCCGCTTCAATCAAGAAGATCCATGAGCACCGCAGGAGGAGGGCATTCTTCCTTGGTTTCAGCCAGTCCCCAGTGGAGTTCATCAACGCATTGATAGTGTCTCAGAGTAAAGATTTGAAGCTGGTTGCTGGTGAAGCGAGTAGGAATGTTGAAAGGGAAAGACGAGCAGATTTCTATAACCAACCATGGTAAGCTCTAATAATGACTATGCTTTACCACTTGTTTTTCTTACTTGAATGTCATATACCCATGTGCTAACAAAATGATTTCCATTGAATAATGAAATAGGGTTGAGGATGCTGTTATAAGATACTTGAACCGAAAACCGGCTAGTGAGGGCCCAGGTGCTGGCCCTGGTGGTTCTTGAGGAGTGGATTGCTGTAGTGCTCTTTTGGTGTAGAAACAAATTATCTATTATGTACTAGTAAAATTCAGAGATGTTAGTGAGAAGATTTGTTCGGTGTTGTGAAAGTCACTGTATGTTGTGTTCTATATTACCAAACTATGGTGGAAGTATAATGCGAAGTGATGAGTTGAACATATGATCTTATTAGTTGCACCGAACAAACCACAAGGTTAGCTTGTATGGTACCGAACTGGTTGCCATTTGTCAACGAGTCTGTGCGCATTCCTcctgctggagctggagctaATGGTTGACTGAGGAAGACGTTTAGAGGGGACCTGATAGAGTGTACTTTTGTGTTTGAATGTGGAAGTGGAGCGAAATGGAATGAGATGTCTTTGTCCCTGCCTTTAGCAGTACCACATGGATTAATAATTTAACAACTATCTTTTGCGCCCTCTTATTATCCTCTTACAGTACCTCATGGGTCGGTGTGACATGATTCATAACCTTTTTTGACTGCTACTGTGCCAGAGTTTTGTTTTCCCTGACTGGTTTGGTCAAGTCTAAGCTTCATCGTTCTTGCTAAACCTGAGTGTAATTACCGGGTGCCGGTCCTTCAGCTACCGTCCTTTTCCCCTAGTTACTAGCAACCACGCGTGTAACACGTGAAATCAATAATAATGCGTAAGAGGCGAGTGGAGGGATTTGATTAGCAACCACGTTTGTGTTAAATATACGAAATCAATAATAATGCTTAAGAGGTGGGTGGAGGGAATGGATCTCGTAAGAGACGGCTTTTCAAATTAGCGTATACAGGTTTTCAAATTAGTTGCGAATTAATTTGATGGGtagagaaagaaagaagcggaGAAGGAAGGAAAGATGGAGAATCAATTTTGATTGTGAATCATTTAAACGTGTAAAATATACGGTATAGTGTCTATTTTATAGGAAGTATAGATTCAATTGAAAATGCAAATATGTTATCCCATAGTGAGGTCATGAGCTCAAAATGCATGTTCCCCTGACTCTGGATGCACTCCAGACATTGATCCGCTCTTGCGTGTTTTGAGCTCGCGCGCAATGACGCAATGCATCTCGGTTTTCAGAATACGGTTGCCGGCACCTGCAAGATCCGGAACTTTGCTCGGGCAAACAGCTCCCAGTTCTCCAGCTTCACCGCTGCCTGCCACAAGCAGTGCTGCTGCCTGTGAGCGTGAGATGTGATTACTTTCCAGCTCATTGAGATGACTGAATGGTTGAACCCGCTGTTCTTACCCTCGTGTTCCTTGAGCTCTGTCTCCATCCTAGGTCACGAGCGGCGCCGTGGGGGTTTCTACTTTGCAATGGATCAGACATCTTTGCAATGGAGCAAGCAGTCATGTTCCTTGATCATTGGCGCCTTTTTGTTTTGTCTTCTGATTAGAATTCCGATTATCGTAAAGCACTAGcgggaagaaaggaaaaaaaaagcgtGACGACAGGAACACGGTGATCTCATCCAGACGCTGTGATCAGCTAGCGAATTCCGTGCGAATGCTACATCTCACTATAAGTCTAGAATACAGGAGTGTAATGTCGTGGCAATGACAAAAAAATGTAACCATCACCATGAGTTGGAATGCCTGATTTTGAGAACGTGAACATGAGCGGTAGAATGAACACCCACAAAATCTCTCAACCATAGATTTAGACGGCGATATCACATTCTGAGCAAGTTCAGCTCAGGCGAATTTGGAACGTAGGAATTTCACAGGCGTTTTGCAGATGTTTCATGGCGACCATAGATTTAGAACAGTTCAGATTTTTCTTAAACTAGTCATTAGGTGTGTCCATGTGCACGCAGGAGCGGGATTTCGAGAGTGGAATACATGCGAGTGGAGTAGTAAAGATTGAGTGGTATGAGATGGGTAATTTCTACGAACTTTAGAGGTAGTCTACAGGACGTCCTGCGTGGTGCGAGAATCACTAAGTATTTTTTAAGTACTAGACATTGGGCTCACCCATGTCAGCCAGGAGCTACGAGAGGCGACCGACGTTCATGGCACGCAGTGCGCTGGGTAGGCGGGCGCGCGAGCCAGAGGCGAAACACGAGTGCGAGATTTCCAGAGCAAAATACATGCGAGTGAAGTAGTAGAGATTGAGTGAC
This genomic window from Phragmites australis chromosome 7, lpPhrAust1.1, whole genome shotgun sequence contains:
- the LOC133924076 gene encoding SWI/SNF complex component SNF12 homolog encodes the protein MATGGHPNPNATPSQPRPPHPQQQQPPGSSPATPLTHLRPPSLAGSPFQGLFHTPPPHNPAFQIHMGASSSPQTPLMAAAAAAASAKRPPQKPPSRPPAPGSSSAAAAASAAAAFKAAAAAAAVANSGGVDLTPAARRNKKRKLPEKQLPDRVAALLPESALYTQLLEFEARVDAALARKKVDIQEALKTPPSLQRTLRIYVFNTFANQASRTIPPPKNADPPTWSLKIIGRVLEDGAELDPASVVPKHNPVYPKFSQFFKRVTIALDPSLYPENPLIVWENARSAAPQEGFEVKRKGDKEFLANIRLEMNYNPEKFKLSQPLMEVLGVEVDTRARVIAALWQYIKAKKLQHPSDPSYFMCDPQLKKVFGEDKLKFAMLSQKISQHLSAPPPINLEHKIKLSGNGAHGSACYDVLVDVPFPLQKEMMAFLANTEKHKDIEACDEVISASIKKIHEHRRRRAFFLGFSQSPVEFINALIVSQSKDLKLVAGEASRNVERERRADFYNQPWVEDAVIRYLNRKPASEGPGAGPGGS